The Pectobacterium sp. A5351 genome contains the following window.
CTTTCAGTATGGTGATGAACGGCACTGCGTCTCATAGCGCCATTCTTTTCACGGTGCTGGGATGTGCAGTCGTTCAAATTCTGGTGCATCTGGTGTACTTCCTGCACCTGAATATGTCCTCAGAAGAGCGCTGGAACGTGGTGGCTCTTGTGTTTGCCGTCCTGATTATCGCCATTGTCGTCGTGGGCTCCATCTGGATTATGATGAGCGCACACCACAACATG
Protein-coding sequences here:
- a CDS encoding cytochrome o ubiquinol oxidase subunit IV, producing MSHSTTDHSGASHGSVKSYVIGFVLSVILTVIPFSMVMNGTASHSAILFTVLGCAVVQILVHLVYFLHLNMSSEERWNVVALVFAVLIIAIVVVGSIWIMMSAHHNMMIQ